From the genome of Streptomyces xanthophaeus:
AGCCCTTCGATCCGTGCCTTCTCGTTCGCGTCGAGTGCCGCCTGGGCCACCACCGGGTCCGTGCCCGCCTCTTCGAGGGCCGTGGTGAGCTGCTCGTCCGACAGGAACGGGGCACTCCCGGCGAGGGCGGTGTGCGTGTGGGTCTTGACGTCGGCCGGGATCGCCGGGTTCTGGTCGATGGTGGTCAGGAACGAACTCGTCAGCACGGCGATCATGATCGACCCGGCGAGTGCGGTGCCGATCGAGGCGCCGAGGTTGGTGACGGTGTTCTGGATGCCGCCGACCTCGGCGCTCTGCTCGTCCGGCACGGCCGACACGGTGACGGCCCCGAGCTGGGAGGCGAGCAGTCCGATCCCGAGCCCGATGAGCAGCATGGGCACGGTGACGACCTCCGCGCCGGAATCCGGGGTGAGGGCGGCCATCAGGATGACGGCACCGGCGAACATCGCCAGGATGCCCCACCGCACGACGCGCCGGGGCGAGGCGTTCGGGATGAACCTGGGGACCCCGATCGCGGCGGCGAGCAGCGTGATGGAGAGCGGCAGGATCAGCGCGCCCGTGTGGAGGGCGGACAGGCCGAGCGCCACCGACAGGTAGAGCGGGACGACGAAGAACACGCCCATCTGCACGAGGTACTGGAAGAGGAACATCGTCAGGCCGCCGGAGAGCTGCCGGTTCTTCAGCAATTCCGGATCGACGAGCGGTTCGGTACCCCGCGTCACCAGGCGTGCCTCCCAGCGGAAGAACAGCCACACCAGCATCAGCCCGGCCATCACCAGCCAGACGACGGGCGATACGCCGAACCACGACGGGCCCCCGGCCTTGGGCCGGAACCAGCCCCATTCGCTGGTCCGCAGGATGCCGAACACGAACAGACCGATGCCCGCGGCGGACAGGACCGCGCCGAGTACGTCGATCCGCGGCCGGTGGTCCGGCGGCGCGTCGGCGATCGGGCGGGCCAGCAGCAGGATGACGAGGACCATCACGACCTCCCCGGCGAACACCCAGCGCCAGGAGAAGAAGGTGGTCGCGGCGCCGCCGATGAGCGGTCCGACCGCGATCGCCACGGCTGCCGCCGCCGCGACCAGGCCGTAGGCGGCGGGCCGTTGCTCCTTGCCGAAGTTGGAGGCGACCAGCGCCACGATCGCCGGCAGGATCAGCGCCGCTCCCACGCCCTCCAGGAACGACCAGCCCAGCAGCAGGACCGTCAGGTTCGGGGCGAGCGAGGTCGTGAGGGACCCCAGCCCGTAGATGACGCAGCCGATCATGAACGCGCGTTTGCGGCCGATGAGCGCGCCGACCTTGCCGCCGCTGATCATGAGCATCGCCATCACCAGCGTGTAGGCCGTGATCGCGCCCTGCATCCCGCTCACCGTGGTGCCGATGTCCTCCGCCACCGTGGCGATCGAGACGTTCATGACCGAGCTGTCCAGGGCCATCAGGAACTGCCCGGCCGCGAGTGTCAGCAGGATGAGCTTCGTGTTCCCCGTGTTCCCGGCCGCCCCGGCCGGTCCCGCCTTCGCCGCTGTCATGCGCGCAGAGTGCCACGGCCGCGGGAGGCGGCCGGGCACCTCGCCCGCCGTGTCAGCGGTGTCAGCCGACTGGCCGAAGCGGTGAAGCGCCGAAGCACGGGCCCGGTCCGGCCCGGTCCGGCCGGCTCCGGCCCGCTCCGGCCGGCTCAGGCCGCGACGGCGGTCACCCGGCCGGACGCGATGGCGTCCACCAGACGCTGGTGGTCGCGTTCGTTGAGGTCGGCGTAGCTCTCCGCGAACCGCACGAGCGCCTGGTCGAAGACGCCGCCGGCGCCCAGGTACGCCGCGATGGCGATCCGGTCGCCGGACCGGGCGTGCGCCCGTGCCAGGGTGACACCGCACAGGCCGGCGAAGACCCGCATACCGCGCGGCACCATCCGGGCCGGTTCCGCGATGCCCTTCCAGTCGCGCAGCTGGCGTACGTAGAAGTCCCGTTCGACGCCGTCGAGCCCGTGCGTCTGCTGCCAGCCGAGGAAGATGTCGCTCGCGGCCTGCATCAGCCGCTGACCGGCCACGACCCGCTCGCCCCCGGTGGCGTACCCGCTGGCGCCCACGTACGGGGCGAGCACCGATTCACCGGCCTCCTTGGCCTGCAGGATCAGCGGGTCCTCGTCGTCGCGGCCCCGCAGCAGTACGATCCAGCACCGCGTGCCGACACTGCCGACGCCCACCACCTTGCGGGCCATGTCGACGATGGAGTACTGCTCCAGCAGGTGTTTGCGGTCCGTCTGGAGACTGTCCCCGTACCGCCCGACGAGGTCCCGGATCTGGTCCTCGATCGCACCGCCCTCCTGACCCGGCAGCAGTTCGGACGCCGGTGTGATCAGCTGCGGCACGGCGGCGAAGCGGCGGCGGCCGTCGACCACCTCGGTGAGCTTCTCGAACGCCTGCAGGCTGTCGCGTCCGCGGGCCTTGCTCAGCGCCTCGGACAGGTTCTTGCGGCCGCGGGTGTGGAGGGCGCCCTCCGCCACCGCCTGGAGGTGCGACTCGTCCACCCTCGCGTACCAGACGTCGAGGTTGGTCATCTGTGCGAAGGTACGCATCTGCTCGCGGTAGCCGGCCACCGCCGATGTCACGATCGACGCGCGCTCGCGCTCGGAGTAGCCGTTCTCCCGTCCGGCGATGACCAGGCTGGTCGCGAGCCGCTTGACGTCCCATTCCCACGGCCCGGGCAGCGTCTCGTCGAAGTCGTTGATGTCGAACAGCAGGTTCCGCTCCGGGGAGCCGAGCAGCCGGAAGTTCAGCATGTGCGCGTCGCCGCACAACTGGACCCGGATACCCGAGTCGGGCGTGCCGGCCAGGTCGCCCGCCATGATCGCGGCGGCGCCCCGGTAGAAACGGAACGGCGACTCCGCCATCCGGCCGTAGCGGATCGGCACCAGTTCCTGCAGGCGGGTGGCGGACTGCCGCTCGATGACATCCATCGGATCCAGCCGGTCGGCCGACGGCTCGAAGTCACCGTGGGCGGATCTCGGAGAGGCGGCCCGGGCGGTTCGGCCGTTCACGGCCCGTTCCTCGGGGGAGAGCCGGGGACCACCGTCCGTCGCCGTCGTGGCCGCGGTCGCGGCCCGGTCGCGCATCGTCATCGTCGTCGACCTCCCGGCCACCAGGACCCCCGCCTCCCCAGCATGGCACTCACCCCACACCGCTGCCC
Proteins encoded in this window:
- a CDS encoding MFS transporter — its product is MTAAKAGPAGAAGNTGNTKLILLTLAAGQFLMALDSSVMNVSIATVAEDIGTTVSGMQGAITAYTLVMAMLMISGGKVGALIGRKRAFMIGCVIYGLGSLTTSLAPNLTVLLLGWSFLEGVGAALILPAIVALVASNFGKEQRPAAYGLVAAAAAVAIAVGPLIGGAATTFFSWRWVFAGEVVMVLVILLLARPIADAPPDHRPRIDVLGAVLSAAGIGLFVFGILRTSEWGWFRPKAGGPSWFGVSPVVWLVMAGLMLVWLFFRWEARLVTRGTEPLVDPELLKNRQLSGGLTMFLFQYLVQMGVFFVVPLYLSVALGLSALHTGALILPLSITLLAAAIGVPRFIPNASPRRVVRWGILAMFAGAVILMAALTPDSGAEVVTVPMLLIGLGIGLLASQLGAVTVSAVPDEQSAEVGGIQNTVTNLGASIGTALAGSIMIAVLTSSFLTTIDQNPAIPADVKTHTHTALAGSAPFLSDEQLTTALEEAGTDPVVAQAALDANEKARIEGLRAALALLALAALLALFFTQRIPAAQPSAARGPDGAPS
- a CDS encoding DUF2252 domain-containing protein, producing MRDRAATAATTATDGGPRLSPEERAVNGRTARAASPRSAHGDFEPSADRLDPMDVIERQSATRLQELVPIRYGRMAESPFRFYRGAAAIMAGDLAGTPDSGIRVQLCGDAHMLNFRLLGSPERNLLFDINDFDETLPGPWEWDVKRLATSLVIAGRENGYSERERASIVTSAVAGYREQMRTFAQMTNLDVWYARVDESHLQAVAEGALHTRGRKNLSEALSKARGRDSLQAFEKLTEVVDGRRRFAAVPQLITPASELLPGQEGGAIEDQIRDLVGRYGDSLQTDRKHLLEQYSIVDMARKVVGVGSVGTRCWIVLLRGRDDEDPLILQAKEAGESVLAPYVGASGYATGGERVVAGQRLMQAASDIFLGWQQTHGLDGVERDFYVRQLRDWKGIAEPARMVPRGMRVFAGLCGVTLARAHARSGDRIAIAAYLGAGGVFDQALVRFAESYADLNERDHQRLVDAIASGRVTAVAA